One Nostoc sp. UHCC 0302 DNA window includes the following coding sequences:
- a CDS encoding histone deacetylase: MLPVIYSDEFLDHNTGKYHPENPGRLTAIANALKAATFADKIAWRSPTPALEQPSLMPVLLKAHSAAYIKKVGAIAYAGGSYLDGDTPVSPRSYDVALLAVSAWLDGVETVLATANPAFVLARPPGHHAESDAGMGFCLFSNAAIAALFALEQPGINRVAILDWDVHHGNGTQAIVETQAKIAYCSLHQYPCYPGTGRATERGFHDNVLNLPVPPGSDITVYQPLFEKKVLPFLEKFQPDLLIVSAGYDGNAADPLASINLQPEDYGLFTDYCLALTRKILFGLEGGYDFDTLSQSVLATIERCLI, translated from the coding sequence ATGCTGCCAGTCATCTATTCCGACGAGTTTCTGGATCATAATACAGGAAAATACCATCCAGAAAACCCAGGACGCTTAACAGCGATCGCCAACGCCCTAAAAGCAGCTACATTTGCAGATAAAATTGCATGGCGATCGCCTACACCAGCACTCGAACAGCCATCGCTGATGCCTGTGTTACTTAAAGCTCATAGCGCAGCATACATTAAGAAAGTTGGCGCAATTGCCTACGCTGGCGGCAGTTATTTAGATGGAGATACGCCTGTTTCCCCGCGCAGTTATGATGTGGCATTGTTAGCAGTCAGCGCTTGGTTGGATGGAGTTGAAACTGTGCTAGCAACTGCAAATCCGGCTTTTGTGTTAGCACGTCCACCAGGACACCATGCTGAAAGTGATGCGGGGATGGGCTTTTGTTTATTTTCTAATGCAGCGATCGCAGCTTTATTTGCCCTCGAACAACCCGGAATTAACCGCGTAGCTATCCTAGATTGGGATGTGCATCATGGTAATGGTACTCAGGCGATCGTAGAAACTCAAGCGAAAATTGCTTATTGTTCTCTACACCAATATCCCTGCTACCCCGGTACTGGTAGAGCAACAGAACGTGGGTTTCATGATAATGTGTTAAATTTGCCTGTACCTCCTGGCAGCGATATTACAGTGTACCAGCCGCTGTTTGAAAAGAAGGTACTACCGTTTTTAGAAAAATTTCAACCTGATTTGCTGATTGTAAGTGCTGGTTACGATGGTAATGCAGCAGATCCTTTGGCAAGTATTAATTTGCAACCAGAAGATTATGGTTTGTTTACAGATTATTGTCTGGCGCTAACTCGTAAAATTCTGTTTGGCTTAGAAGGCGGCTACGATTTTGATACACTCTCTCAATCCGTTTTAGCCACGATTGAGCGTTGTTTAATCTAA
- a CDS encoding tellurite resistance TerB family protein — MGLFDAVLGTENQTQTKLSPAEAFAAIILAVTASDGYLSEEQANYITFELSRMKLFKSYPKETMNRLFEKILNFLRADDLNRLFNAAKESLSQDLREAVFAVTTDLVLAEDIVTEEEKSFLNDLYQALDVSSEIAIQIMQVILIKHRG; from the coding sequence ATGGGTCTATTTGACGCTGTGTTGGGTACGGAAAACCAAACCCAAACGAAACTAAGTCCAGCGGAAGCTTTTGCTGCCATAATTTTGGCTGTGACAGCTTCAGACGGTTATCTTTCTGAGGAGCAAGCAAATTATATCACGTTTGAACTATCTCGGATGAAGCTCTTTAAAAGTTATCCCAAAGAGACAATGAACAGGCTTTTTGAAAAAATCCTGAACTTTCTCCGCGCGGATGATTTAAATAGGTTATTTAATGCAGCTAAGGAATCTCTATCTCAAGACTTGCGGGAAGCAGTTTTTGCAGTCACTACTGATTTAGTCTTAGCTGAAGATATAGTAACTGAAGAAGAAAAAAGCTTCTTAAATGATTTATATCAAGCTTTAGATGTTTCTAGTGAAATAGCAATACAAATTATGCAAGTAATCTTGATTAAACATCGGGGATAA
- the murF gene encoding UDP-N-acetylmuramoyl-tripeptide--D-alanyl-D-alanine ligase: protein MPVSATLNQLVEVLLSQPVNLSEVALAQVSNGIQTDTRMIKAGEVFVALRGEKFDGHNFVPTAIAKGALAAIVDFEYDNPGFPVLQVKDTLQAYQKIARWWRDRFDIPVIGVTGSVGKTTTKELIAAVLATRGKVHKTYGNYNNEIGVPKTLLELGAEHDYAVIEMAMRGRGQIAELTQIAHPTIGVITNVGTAHIELLGSEEAIAQAKCELLAEMPADSVAILNHDNPLLMATAAKVWHGEVVTYGFSDGDIQGRLIDNDTVEIAGIQLPLPLPGRHNASNFLAALAVAKVLGIDWSSLKAGLVLDMPTGRSQRFTLPNDVLILDETYNAAPEAMLAALQLLADTPGKRKIAVLGAMKELGERSQQLHQRVGETVRKLNLDGLLVLVDGQDAEAIVNSAEGIPSECFATHADLVAKLKTFMQEGDRLLFKAAHSVGLDRVVNQLRAEFPG from the coding sequence ATGCCTGTGTCTGCCACTTTAAATCAACTCGTTGAAGTTCTTTTGTCCCAGCCTGTAAACTTATCTGAAGTTGCTTTAGCACAAGTGAGCAACGGCATACAGACAGATACCCGAATGATCAAGGCGGGTGAAGTGTTTGTGGCTTTACGAGGCGAAAAGTTTGATGGACATAATTTTGTACCAACAGCGATCGCTAAGGGAGCGCTGGCAGCTATTGTAGATTTTGAATACGACAATCCTGGATTTCCTGTATTGCAGGTCAAAGATACTCTCCAGGCATATCAGAAAATCGCTAGATGGTGGCGCGATCGCTTTGATATTCCAGTTATTGGGGTGACGGGTTCTGTCGGCAAAACTACAACTAAGGAACTAATTGCCGCAGTTTTGGCAACCAGAGGAAAAGTTCATAAAACTTATGGCAATTACAACAACGAAATCGGTGTTCCAAAAACTCTCCTAGAACTTGGTGCAGAACATGATTACGCCGTGATTGAAATGGCGATGCGGGGTAGAGGACAAATTGCTGAATTGACGCAAATAGCGCATCCGACGATAGGAGTGATTACCAATGTGGGAACAGCGCATATTGAGTTACTGGGTTCAGAAGAAGCGATCGCCCAAGCAAAATGTGAGTTACTGGCAGAAATGCCTGCTGATAGTGTGGCAATTCTCAACCACGACAATCCTCTATTAATGGCCACGGCGGCGAAAGTGTGGCACGGAGAAGTTGTGACTTACGGCTTTTCTGACGGCGATATCCAAGGACGGCTGATTGATAACGATACAGTAGAAATCGCCGGAATCCAACTGCCTCTGCCGTTGCCTGGACGTCACAATGCGAGTAATTTCTTAGCAGCTTTGGCGGTGGCAAAGGTATTAGGAATTGATTGGTCATCCTTAAAAGCAGGCTTGGTGTTGGATATGCCCACAGGGCGATCGCAACGGTTTACCTTGCCCAATGATGTATTAATATTAGATGAGACTTACAATGCTGCACCAGAAGCTATGCTCGCAGCCTTACAGTTATTGGCAGACACACCCGGAAAACGCAAGATTGCCGTTTTGGGTGCAATGAAAGAATTAGGAGAGCGATCGCAGCAGTTACACCAGCGAGTGGGAGAAACAGTGCGAAAGTTAAATTTAGACGGTTTATTAGTTTTGGTAGATGGACAAGATGCCGAAGCGATTGTCAATAGTGCTGAAGGTATTCCATCTGAGTGCTTTGCAACTCATGCCGATTTGGTGGCTAAGTTAAAGACATTTATGCAAGAAGGCGATCGCTTACTATTTAAAGCTGCCCATTCAGTAGGGCTAGATCGGGTAGTTAATCAGTTGCGTGCGGAATTCCCTGGTTGA
- a CDS encoding GNAT family N-acetyltransferase has protein sequence MKAIYSDFLIRNWEERDRTRAAQVISYVLSEYGLAWEPNGADRDVVQVEEYYLATGGEFWVIEHQNQLVGTGAYYPIKRGEKAIEIRKMYLLSSVRGLGLGKYLLQQLEAAIASRGFQQIWIETASVLVEAVKLYENNGYKPATGVETARCDRVYVKILNQP, from the coding sequence ATGAAAGCTATTTATAGTGATTTTCTGATTCGTAACTGGGAGGAGCGCGATCGCACAAGAGCCGCCCAAGTTATCAGTTATGTATTATCAGAATACGGTCTGGCTTGGGAACCCAACGGCGCTGACCGAGATGTGGTGCAAGTGGAAGAATATTACTTAGCAACCGGTGGCGAATTTTGGGTAATCGAACACCAAAACCAGTTGGTAGGTACTGGGGCATACTACCCCATCAAGCGTGGGGAAAAAGCCATAGAAATCCGTAAAATGTATCTTTTATCTAGTGTTAGGGGTTTAGGACTGGGGAAATATTTGTTACAACAGCTAGAAGCAGCGATCGCATCCCGTGGTTTTCAGCAAATTTGGATTGAAACCGCCAGTGTTTTGGTGGAAGCAGTCAAGCTGTATGAAAATAACGGTTACAAGCCAGCAACTGGTGTAGAAACAGCACGTTGCGATCGTGTGTATGTCAAAATCCTCAATCAACCCTAA
- a CDS encoding ComF family protein, translated as MHTWTKNLTGLLNLFLQSHCPLCQRATSQEFCQHCTRQLQNCHLKNPSSLWQKPIPVFGWGIYGGPLKRAIAVMKYENQPQIARPLGQWLGEAWLLNLPKHEQQPVVVPIPLHASKQKQRNYNQAALIAQSFCEITGLKLKLNCLTRVRETKAQFGLSVSDREKNLAEAFAVEQEFHRSFPNVSVLLVDDIYTTGATARCAVQTLRQRGIVVLGLAAVATAVKGR; from the coding sequence ATGCACACTTGGACTAAAAATCTTACAGGTTTACTTAATCTTTTTCTTCAATCTCATTGTCCTTTATGTCAACGTGCGACTTCACAAGAATTTTGTCAGCACTGCACCAGACAACTGCAAAATTGTCACCTGAAAAATCCTAGTTCGCTGTGGCAAAAGCCAATACCAGTATTTGGCTGGGGTATATATGGCGGCCCTCTCAAACGAGCGATCGCCGTGATGAAATACGAAAATCAACCCCAAATTGCTCGTCCTCTAGGTCAATGGTTAGGGGAAGCATGGTTATTAAATTTACCCAAGCACGAACAACAGCCTGTGGTAGTTCCCATACCTCTCCACGCCAGCAAGCAAAAGCAACGTAACTACAATCAGGCTGCATTAATAGCACAAAGTTTCTGCGAGATAACTGGGCTAAAATTGAAACTAAATTGTTTAACAAGGGTGCGAGAAACTAAAGCGCAGTTTGGTTTATCAGTGTCAGACCGAGAAAAAAACTTAGCAGAAGCTTTTGCTGTTGAGCAAGAATTTCACCGTAGTTTCCCAAATGTTTCAGTCCTTCTGGTGGATGATATTTACACCACTGGTGCTACTGCCAGATGTGCTGTACAGACACTTCGTCAGCGTGGAATTGTAGTCTTAGGGTTAGCAGCTGTGGCTACTGCCGTAAAAGGCAGATAA
- a CDS encoding PPC domain-containing protein, which yields MNKAFTAGLKQAIIVPATFLAIGISTTTAFAQNKLYSPIPLTTSSAELSDTLSDKDIPTGQGGFARDYTVKLNKGDNLAVDLSSDNFDSIITLLAPDGSTLAENDDGPDGSSNSLLFTRINETGTYIIRVRSFGETGVGSFKLKVTKLQPIK from the coding sequence ATGAATAAAGCTTTTACGGCGGGTTTAAAGCAAGCGATTATCGTTCCTGCCACATTCTTGGCAATAGGTATAAGTACAACAACAGCTTTTGCTCAAAATAAGCTGTATAGTCCAATCCCTCTAACTACTAGTAGTGCTGAACTTTCAGATACGCTCTCAGACAAAGATATTCCCACAGGCCAGGGCGGATTCGCCCGTGACTACACAGTAAAGTTGAACAAAGGCGATAATCTCGCGGTTGATTTATCATCTGACAACTTCGACAGCATCATCACATTACTAGCACCTGATGGCTCGACATTGGCAGAAAATGATGATGGCCCCGATGGCAGCAGCAATTCTCTACTGTTTACTCGCATTAATGAGACAGGAACCTACATAATTCGTGTCCGCTCTTTTGGCGAAACTGGGGTTGGGTCTTTTAAACTTAAAGTGACAAAGCTGCAACCGATTAAATAG
- the cobS gene encoding adenosylcobinamide-GDP ribazoletransferase, which translates to MANQQQWWKRLLLKLASSIIFYTSFPLPYLNGLDFQGVARLAVLVGLIIGGILGLLDAGVTYLGMPVLTRSALVVGVWIKITGGLHLDGAMDTADGLAVGDPKRRLEVMADSATGAFGAMAAIAILLLKTTALVDIGENRWLVLMAACGWGRWGQQLAIARYPYLKPTGKGAFHKQAIRSYKDLLPGLLLLIALSGLFLLIDKKRLFFTLGTIFAGSAIATLTSAWFNHKLGGHTGDTYGAVVEWTEALFLCVLTTF; encoded by the coding sequence ATGGCAAATCAGCAACAGTGGTGGAAAAGGCTGCTGTTAAAGCTGGCATCTAGTATAATATTTTACACAAGTTTTCCGTTACCATATTTGAATGGGTTAGATTTTCAAGGGGTGGCACGTCTTGCTGTGCTTGTAGGATTGATAATTGGGGGAATTTTAGGGTTATTGGATGCAGGGGTGACTTACCTGGGTATGCCAGTGCTAACTCGTAGCGCTTTAGTAGTAGGTGTTTGGATTAAGATTACTGGAGGTTTGCATTTAGATGGGGCAATGGATACTGCTGATGGATTAGCAGTGGGTGATCCAAAACGACGACTAGAGGTGATGGCAGATAGTGCTACCGGTGCGTTTGGGGCAATGGCAGCGATCGCCATATTACTCTTAAAAACAACAGCTTTAGTTGATATTGGGGAAAATCGTTGGCTAGTGTTGATGGCTGCTTGCGGCTGGGGACGCTGGGGACAACAATTAGCGATCGCTCGATATCCTTACCTCAAACCCACTGGTAAAGGCGCATTTCATAAACAAGCCATTCGTTCTTACAAGGATTTGTTACCAGGATTGCTGTTGCTGATCGCTTTGAGTGGCTTATTTTTGCTAATAGATAAAAAACGCCTATTTTTTACGTTGGGTACAATTTTTGCTGGGAGTGCGATCGCCACTTTAACTAGTGCATGGTTCAATCACAAATTAGGTGGACACACTGGAGATACATACGGTGCAGTCGTTGAGTGGACTGAAGCCTTATTTCTGTGCGTGCTGACCACTTTTTAA
- the tgt gene encoding tRNA guanosine(34) transglycosylase Tgt → MSANFSFQCLACCSQTKARAGVFFTPHGPVETPRFMPVGTLANVKTITPSQLRDTGAQMILSNTYHLHLQPGEAIVAGGGGLHKFMGWNGPMLTDSGGFQVFSLSEMRKISEEGVTFRSPHDGRIINLTPERSIEIQNTLGADVIMAFDECPPYPASREEVETATERTYRWLERCMVAHQRTEQALFGIVQGGVYLDLRCRAAEALAKLDLPGYAIGGVSVGEPPELMAQIVQVTAPLLPKEKPRYLMGVGTYREMAIAIASGIDLFDCVIPTRWARHGTAIVQGDRWNLKNAKFREDFAPLDETCPCYTCQNFSRAYVSHLVRSQEILAYTLLSIHNITELIRFTQKIREAILSDRFTTEFGHWLTEDRKGESGG, encoded by the coding sequence ATGAGTGCCAATTTTTCTTTTCAATGTCTTGCTTGTTGTAGCCAAACAAAAGCCAGAGCAGGAGTGTTTTTCACCCCTCATGGGCCTGTAGAAACCCCAAGATTTATGCCCGTGGGGACGCTAGCAAACGTCAAAACTATCACTCCCTCCCAGCTACGGGACACGGGAGCGCAGATGATCTTATCTAATACTTATCATTTGCACCTACAACCAGGAGAAGCGATTGTAGCTGGAGGTGGCGGGTTACACAAATTTATGGGTTGGAACGGGCCGATGCTCACAGATTCCGGTGGGTTTCAGGTCTTCAGCTTAAGCGAAATGCGAAAAATTTCAGAAGAAGGCGTAACGTTTCGCTCACCCCATGATGGACGGATTATTAATTTAACACCGGAGCGCTCCATTGAGATTCAAAATACTTTGGGGGCAGATGTGATTATGGCATTTGATGAGTGTCCGCCCTATCCAGCCAGCCGCGAAGAGGTGGAAACCGCCACTGAGCGCACTTACCGCTGGCTAGAACGTTGTATGGTGGCTCATCAGCGTACTGAGCAGGCCTTATTTGGCATTGTGCAAGGTGGGGTGTATCTGGATTTGCGCTGCCGTGCGGCCGAAGCTTTGGCTAAGTTAGATTTACCCGGATATGCTATTGGTGGTGTAAGCGTGGGAGAACCGCCAGAATTGATGGCTCAGATTGTACAAGTGACAGCGCCGCTTTTGCCAAAGGAAAAGCCGCGTTACTTGATGGGTGTAGGTACTTATCGGGAAATGGCAATTGCGATCGCATCTGGTATAGATTTATTTGATTGCGTAATTCCTACTCGTTGGGCAAGACATGGGACGGCAATAGTACAAGGCGATCGCTGGAATTTAAAAAATGCTAAGTTTCGTGAAGATTTTGCGCCATTAGATGAAACTTGTCCTTGCTACACTTGTCAAAATTTCAGCCGCGCTTATGTATCCCATTTAGTGCGATCGCAAGAAATTTTAGCTTACACTTTACTGAGCATTCATAACATTACCGAACTAATTCGTTTTACCCAAAAAATCCGAGAAGCAATTCTAAGCGATCGCTTTACCACCGAATTTGGTCATTGGCTGACTGAAGATAGAAAGGGAGAGAGTGGGGGATGA
- a CDS encoding photosystem II reaction center protein K — protein MEAALLLAKLPEAYQIFDPLVDVLPVIPVFFLLLAFVWQAAVGFR, from the coding sequence ATGGAAGCAGCACTGTTATTAGCAAAATTGCCTGAAGCTTACCAAATTTTTGACCCCTTGGTAGATGTTCTCCCTGTTATTCCCGTATTCTTCTTGTTACTTGCATTTGTCTGGCAAGCAGCAGTAGGGTTTAGGTAA
- a CDS encoding 2Fe-2S iron-sulfur cluster-binding protein, with protein sequence MGNIKFVKENKEVVAADGANLRLKAIENGIDIYTFIAKMTNCGGYGQCGTCVVEIVEGLENLSPRTDVENRKFKKKPENYRLACQTLVNGPVSVVTKP encoded by the coding sequence ATGGGTAATATCAAATTTGTGAAAGAGAATAAAGAAGTAGTAGCTGCGGATGGCGCCAATCTCCGCCTGAAGGCGATAGAAAATGGCATTGATATATATACATTCATTGCCAAGATGACGAATTGTGGTGGCTACGGTCAGTGTGGCACTTGCGTTGTCGAGATAGTTGAAGGACTAGAAAATCTTTCTCCTCGCACAGACGTAGAAAATCGGAAATTCAAAAAAAAGCCTGAAAATTACCGCTTAGCTTGTCAGACTTTAGTTAATGGCCCAGTCAGTGTAGTCACGAAACCTTAA
- the psbM gene encoding photosystem II reaction center protein PsbM: protein MQVNDLGFIASILFVLVPAVFLLILYIQTASREGGKDS from the coding sequence ATGCAAGTTAATGACCTAGGGTTCATTGCGAGCATTTTGTTCGTACTAGTTCCCGCTGTGTTTTTACTAATTCTTTACATCCAAACAGCTAGCCGCGAAGGCGGAAAAGATAGTTAA
- a CDS encoding universal stress protein: MIEKILLAVSGLGHAEEMLKTLKEVPSIQSAKVTVLHVVSGQTTANAMTAKWQEGGKILANAIQTLNLDPSQVSSILRQGDPKDVVCQVADEIDADLIIMGSRGLKRLQSILSNSVSQYVFQLSSRPMLLVKDDIYVKKIKRVMVAMDNSDAAKNCLNLALFLLRGIQGGQLILANVTTDLGGKTSEITEVNRDKNPVLAAAVSEAEKQGIQARCFSSSGKPGEEICRLAEELNIDLLLLGSPDRRPSIAKSFVDIDRLVGSSLSDYVRVNASCPVLLARTID, from the coding sequence ATGATAGAAAAAATTTTGCTGGCTGTCTCTGGATTAGGACACGCGGAAGAAATGCTCAAAACGCTAAAAGAAGTGCCTTCAATCCAATCTGCAAAAGTTACAGTTTTACACGTTGTTTCTGGGCAAACAACCGCTAATGCAATGACAGCTAAGTGGCAGGAAGGTGGTAAGATTCTGGCTAATGCTATTCAGACTTTGAACTTAGATCCTAGCCAAGTTTCTTCAATTTTGCGTCAAGGAGATCCTAAAGATGTAGTTTGCCAAGTGGCAGATGAAATCGACGCTGACTTGATTATTATGGGTTCACGGGGACTTAAGCGACTGCAATCGATTTTATCAAACTCAGTCAGTCAATATGTTTTCCAATTATCTTCTCGCCCCATGTTGCTGGTAAAAGATGACATTTATGTCAAAAAAATCAAGCGCGTTATGGTGGCAATGGACAACTCTGATGCAGCAAAAAACTGCTTGAACTTGGCCTTGTTCTTGCTGCGAGGTATTCAAGGCGGCCAGTTAATTTTAGCTAATGTTACTACAGATTTGGGCGGCAAAACCTCGGAAATAACAGAGGTTAACCGAGACAAAAATCCAGTTTTGGCAGCCGCAGTTTCAGAAGCTGAAAAACAAGGTATCCAAGCTCGTTGTTTTAGCAGTAGTGGCAAACCTGGCGAAGAGATTTGTCGGTTGGCAGAGGAGTTGAATATAGACTTATTATTGCTCGGTTCTCCAGATCGCCGTCCATCGATCGCTAAAAGTTTTGTTGATATAGACAGGCTTGTAGGCTCTTCCTTATCTGACTATGTTCGAGTGAATGCCTCATGTCCAGTGTTGCTGGCGCGAACTATCGATTAA
- a CDS encoding NYN domain-containing protein — protein MAINIFNTQKNELDDYKVLKEKPHWQGQSMNNTSVKGQDTKMRDTPAIDDTVFNGLNRGRVAIFIDGLNLFQTALQLGIEIDYVKLLCRLTNGSRLLRAFFYTGVDSSNEKQQGFLLWMRRHGYRVVTKDLVLLSENLKKSNLNVEIAVDMLNLAPYYNTAVLVSGDGDLAYAVNAVSRMGVRVEVVSLRTMTSESLIDVADCFIDLDSIKKHIQKDSNIGYSYRASSNSNL, from the coding sequence ATGGCTATTAATATTTTTAACACGCAAAAGAACGAATTAGATGATTATAAAGTTCTTAAAGAAAAACCACACTGGCAAGGACAATCTATGAATAACACCAGTGTTAAAGGTCAAGATACGAAAATGCGAGATACCCCTGCAATTGATGATACCGTTTTCAATGGTTTAAATCGCGGGAGAGTTGCTATTTTTATTGATGGTTTAAATTTATTTCAAACAGCTTTACAACTCGGCATTGAAATTGACTATGTTAAATTGCTTTGTCGTTTAACTAACGGTTCTCGACTTTTGCGTGCTTTCTTCTATACCGGTGTTGATAGCAGTAATGAAAAGCAACAAGGTTTTCTATTGTGGATGCGTCGTCATGGCTATCGTGTAGTAACCAAAGATTTAGTGTTACTTTCAGAGAATTTAAAAAAATCAAATCTGAATGTAGAAATTGCTGTAGATATGCTAAATTTAGCTCCCTACTATAATACTGCGGTTTTAGTTAGTGGAGATGGAGACCTAGCCTATGCTGTGAACGCTGTCAGCAGAATGGGTGTTCGTGTAGAAGTGGTGAGTTTGCGAACAATGACCAGCGAAAGTTTAATTGATGTTGCTGATTGCTTTATTGACCTTGATAGCATTAAAAAACACATTCAAAAAGATTCTAATATCGGCTACAGTTATCGAGCTTCGTCCAATTCAAACCTTTAA
- a CDS encoding response regulator transcription factor → MDILIVEDEAEIAHLIQLSLEKEGFYCRISRDGMNALRMFQEQPPDLIILDLMIPGLDGLEVCARIRQKPGAKDPYILMLTAKGEEIDRVIGLSTGADDYMVKPFSPRELVARVRALLRRSLRQGGQHQVNRTQHFIVDVDQRTASRQMNSQQPEILDLTTLEFNLLSTFVSNPGRVWNRTQLIDKLWGDNFFGDERVVDTHVARLRKKIEPDPASPTFIKTVVGVGYKFEDSPMA, encoded by the coding sequence ATGGATATTTTAATAGTTGAAGATGAAGCAGAAATTGCTCATTTAATCCAACTTTCTTTAGAAAAAGAAGGGTTTTACTGTCGTATTAGCCGCGATGGCATGAATGCCTTGCGGATGTTTCAAGAGCAACCACCTGATTTAATCATTCTAGATTTAATGATTCCTGGTTTAGATGGGCTAGAAGTATGTGCCAGAATTCGCCAAAAACCAGGTGCAAAAGATCCTTATATTCTAATGCTTACAGCAAAGGGTGAAGAAATTGATCGCGTAATTGGTTTGTCTACAGGCGCTGATGATTACATGGTCAAACCTTTTAGCCCTAGAGAGTTGGTAGCCAGAGTGCGAGCGCTATTGCGGCGTAGCCTCCGCCAAGGCGGACAACATCAGGTCAATCGCACCCAACATTTTATAGTAGATGTAGACCAGCGCACTGCCAGTCGCCAGATGAATTCTCAGCAACCAGAAATTCTTGACTTAACTACCTTAGAATTTAACTTGCTCAGCACCTTTGTGAGCAATCCTGGCCGTGTTTGGAACCGCACCCAATTAATTGACAAACTTTGGGGCGATAACTTTTTTGGTGATGAGCGCGTGGTCGATACTCATGTGGCTCGATTGCGAAAAAAGATTGAGCCAGATCCTGCGAGTCCCACTTTTATTAAAACTGTGGTTGGAGTAGGTTATAAATTTGAAGATTCTCCAATGGCGTGA
- a CDS encoding HAMP domain-containing sensor histidine kinase: protein MMKIGMRWTKSLPLASRLFFSHLVVMLVGVVSLVIISKISSPRLFVLHLERLESQGFDLIDIRPELVTGFELAWRRSTVWSVLVGTTAAGGLSYWVSKRIMQRLTEMEQITQKFAAGEMNARLPSSDIPELNRLGVSFNRMAVSLEGVEARRRELIGDMTHELRTPLTVVRGYLEELADGEIEASPEIYRRLAKETKRLERLVNDLQELSKAEAGYLPINIQRVNLRPLLESLVEKFTDQLLEDGPVLQLECPSVLPPVMADIDRTEQVLVNLLGNAVRYTAKGSITLRAETEASKLWIAVVDTGIGIAPQNLPHVFERFWRADESRDRHSGGTGIGLTISRRLVELQGGQIQVESELGIGSTFRFFLPLA, encoded by the coding sequence ATCATGAAAATAGGTATGCGTTGGACGAAATCCTTGCCTTTGGCATCGCGCCTATTTTTCTCCCACCTAGTAGTAATGTTAGTGGGAGTAGTTAGTCTAGTCATAATTAGCAAAATCTCTTCCCCCCGTTTGTTTGTCTTACATTTGGAACGATTAGAAAGTCAGGGATTCGATTTAATCGATATCCGTCCTGAATTGGTTACAGGATTTGAACTTGCTTGGCGGCGAAGTACTGTTTGGTCAGTGTTAGTTGGTACTACCGCAGCAGGAGGATTAAGTTATTGGGTATCCAAACGGATTATGCAGCGGCTGACCGAGATGGAGCAAATTACCCAAAAATTTGCTGCTGGTGAGATGAATGCACGACTACCTTCATCTGACATTCCAGAACTCAATAGACTGGGCGTGAGTTTCAACCGCATGGCAGTCAGTTTAGAAGGAGTGGAAGCGCGACGGCGTGAACTGATTGGTGACATGACCCATGAACTACGAACACCGCTAACAGTCGTGCGCGGTTACTTGGAGGAACTAGCTGATGGGGAAATTGAAGCATCTCCAGAAATTTATCGGCGTTTAGCAAAAGAAACTAAGCGCTTAGAGCGGTTGGTGAATGATTTACAAGAACTCTCTAAGGCAGAAGCTGGTTATCTGCCAATTAATATACAGCGGGTAAACCTGCGTCCATTGTTAGAGTCATTAGTGGAGAAATTTACTGACCAGCTATTAGAAGATGGCCCAGTTTTGCAGTTGGAGTGTCCATCTGTGCTGCCTCCGGTTATGGCAGATATTGACCGCACAGAACAGGTATTAGTCAACTTGCTTGGGAATGCAGTGCGCTACACAGCCAAAGGTTCAATTACTCTTCGTGCTGAGACTGAAGCATCTAAACTCTGGATTGCAGTTGTTGATACAGGCATCGGTATTGCCCCACAAAATTTACCTCATGTGTTTGAGCGCTTCTGGCGAGCTGACGAATCGCGCGATCGCCATTCTGGTGGAACCGGGATTGGTTTAACGATCTCACGCCGTTTGGTTGAGTTACAAGGCGGTCAGATTCAGGTAGAAAGCGAATTAGGAATTGGCAGTACCTTTCGCTTTTTTCTACCTTTGGCTTGA